From Deltaproteobacteria bacterium, one genomic window encodes:
- a CDS encoding proline dehydrogenase family protein: MSGGIQESVFEIGQRLIDEAKKFQPTLHERTVQSLINVTLKDPKIRSRLLRFICALPQLQDSPTDLLRFSRDLFLPIVDSFPARLRPLLKLGLNRFTTPLLRLGPVFMSRQFLGGTNDQELQTIVKKLKKEKIDVTVDNLGEFVTSEEGAERYFKRAQRLITLLEKGSSVSLKVTGLTPHFDPYAPNFILDPNRPLYRRFKELMTICHERDLIAFIDAEHFQNNALMYELQRRVLDELSSYQKAGFVVQAYLRESPQYLEKIAQWAQKQRRCYVRLVKGAYHEQEVCFAQQRGSLIPVFMQQEETDTNFRKLTDQLLSLHEFITPCIAGHNVREIAYAISRAQQMGILHKLEIQCLYGMAQNLQTALVRMGVRVRAYVPHLTALDPRSPADPAEGIHYLGRRLIENGSISFQKIQITKETDPKKLLRLNDVPLENDKLARVDSLPKEYQTTLPSSGFRPTDYLNPVEPGRLEKFWGEYEKAKRAGPASGSASEDDLNRLFENTAPAQKEWSQLPVKRRTDILLKIADEIEKRRDFLASIMILESAKPIVQADADIKECLDAIRYAALDARKKEAEGFFERYEPRGIAGIISPWNFPSAIPFIGVSNALASGNAAILKPSELAPRIAIEIVEIFRTHLRNENLNPDTLQLLLTDQVIRSQRFVSDRRLEAISFTGSKKVGLEIAAAAKGRSVTTEMGGTNAFVIGIDAEVDQVVVNIRYGAFGYQGQKCSHIQNIFIPHRKFDLYVDRLREMAASCLVGPADRPETLIGPLIHERTQRHLDQILNEMPPENIIYDGQQKKVPAYPRLVGPTVILNNERLLTEEFFGPLINLIPYETHEEVLEKIRRSTYGLTFSIQTASPRIREFYLKRDLEKNTGVLAGNLYCEMPPVGAEIALNPFGGPGINLSGTGGKTGGPESMMTYLKPRAVAHELERLPTDEEWRSLARKKGNDFRFIDPTELQYPGRTDLLERTPIGDGVIVVDPEMDESTLLRLVYSYLSTGNTLSLLVHPSKFKQTENFVKKLGGYGFGSVLIRMAPMSSLGRSENLSESHLESGRFSVGKPWTEGKSSDGTARVSQDLERGDEGPFGSPRWIHLRHGFQPGDNFYAMIHDPARTERQGFVTRVSDAPPWIDDPHFLAKTQIHRVISINTLHSGDIEKVEI; the protein is encoded by the coding sequence ATGTCCGGGGGGATACAAGAGTCTGTTTTTGAGATTGGCCAGAGGCTTATCGATGAGGCCAAAAAGTTTCAGCCGACCCTTCATGAGAGAACGGTTCAGTCCCTCATTAATGTCACACTGAAGGACCCGAAAATCCGTTCGAGGTTACTTCGCTTTATCTGCGCCCTCCCCCAACTCCAAGATTCACCAACCGATCTCTTGCGATTTAGCCGCGACCTTTTTCTGCCGATCGTCGACTCATTTCCTGCCAGACTTCGTCCGCTCCTCAAATTAGGCCTGAACCGGTTCACCACCCCCCTTCTCCGACTGGGACCGGTATTTATGAGCCGTCAATTCTTGGGAGGGACCAACGATCAGGAGCTCCAGACGATCGTCAAAAAACTCAAGAAAGAGAAGATCGATGTCACGGTCGACAATCTTGGTGAGTTTGTCACCTCCGAAGAGGGGGCCGAGCGATACTTCAAGAGGGCCCAAAGGCTGATCACCCTTTTGGAGAAAGGGAGTTCCGTTTCACTGAAGGTCACTGGCCTGACCCCTCATTTCGATCCCTACGCACCCAACTTTATACTGGACCCAAACCGACCTCTTTACCGGAGGTTCAAGGAGCTCATGACAATCTGCCACGAGAGAGATCTGATCGCCTTTATCGATGCCGAACATTTTCAAAACAACGCCTTGATGTATGAGCTCCAGAGAAGGGTGCTCGATGAACTCTCTTCCTATCAAAAGGCCGGATTTGTCGTTCAGGCCTATCTTCGCGAGTCACCACAGTATCTGGAAAAAATCGCTCAGTGGGCGCAAAAACAGCGTCGTTGTTATGTCCGACTCGTGAAGGGGGCCTATCATGAGCAAGAGGTTTGCTTTGCCCAGCAGCGTGGTTCTCTGATCCCTGTCTTCATGCAACAGGAAGAGACCGATACCAACTTTCGGAAACTCACCGATCAACTCCTTTCACTCCATGAATTTATCACCCCCTGTATCGCTGGTCACAATGTCCGTGAGATTGCCTACGCAATCTCGCGTGCCCAGCAAATGGGAATCCTCCATAAACTCGAAATCCAGTGCCTCTACGGAATGGCACAAAATCTCCAGACGGCACTGGTTCGGATGGGAGTTCGGGTCCGCGCGTATGTTCCGCATCTCACCGCACTTGATCCAAGATCCCCTGCCGATCCTGCAGAAGGAATTCACTACCTGGGCCGACGCCTCATCGAAAATGGATCGATTTCGTTTCAAAAAATCCAGATCACGAAGGAAACGGATCCTAAGAAGCTGCTTCGGCTGAATGATGTCCCCCTTGAGAACGATAAATTGGCAAGGGTCGATTCCCTCCCGAAGGAATACCAGACCACCCTCCCCTCCTCCGGTTTTCGTCCTACCGATTATCTCAATCCTGTAGAACCGGGACGGTTGGAAAAATTTTGGGGGGAATATGAAAAAGCAAAGAGGGCGGGTCCTGCCTCGGGTTCCGCGAGCGAGGATGATCTGAATCGTCTTTTTGAAAATACAGCCCCCGCCCAAAAGGAATGGAGCCAACTTCCTGTCAAGCGCCGCACTGATATCTTGCTCAAAATCGCCGATGAGATCGAGAAACGCCGCGACTTTTTGGCCTCGATCATGATCCTCGAATCGGCCAAGCCGATTGTTCAGGCTGATGCCGATATCAAGGAATGCCTCGACGCGATCCGCTACGCCGCGCTCGATGCCCGGAAAAAAGAGGCCGAAGGTTTCTTTGAAAGATACGAACCACGCGGTATCGCCGGGATCATCTCCCCCTGGAATTTCCCCTCTGCGATCCCTTTCATCGGCGTCTCGAACGCCCTCGCGAGTGGGAATGCAGCGATCTTGAAACCTTCTGAACTCGCTCCGAGGATTGCGATCGAGATCGTGGAGATCTTCCGAACGCATTTGAGAAATGAAAATTTAAATCCCGACACCCTGCAACTGCTCCTCACGGATCAGGTCATACGGAGCCAACGCTTCGTTTCGGATCGGAGGCTTGAGGCGATCTCCTTCACTGGCTCCAAAAAGGTCGGGCTCGAGATTGCCGCTGCAGCCAAAGGGCGTTCCGTGACGACCGAAATGGGGGGAACGAATGCCTTTGTTATCGGAATCGATGCCGAGGTGGATCAAGTGGTCGTGAATATCCGGTATGGCGCCTTCGGCTACCAGGGACAAAAATGTTCGCATATTCAAAACATTTTTATCCCCCACCGAAAATTTGACCTTTATGTCGATCGGCTTCGCGAAATGGCCGCTTCGTGCCTCGTCGGACCCGCCGATCGGCCAGAGACATTGATCGGACCTTTGATCCATGAGCGAACTCAAAGACATCTCGATCAGATATTAAATGAGATGCCCCCTGAAAATATTATTTATGATGGCCAACAAAAAAAGGTTCCGGCCTATCCACGTCTCGTCGGTCCAACGGTCATTTTAAATAATGAAAGGCTCCTGACCGAGGAGTTTTTTGGTCCCCTGATCAATCTGATCCCCTATGAGACACACGAAGAGGTTTTGGAGAAAATCCGGCGTTCGACCTATGGGCTGACCTTCTCGATCCAGACCGCTTCACCCAGAATCAGGGAATTTTATTTAAAGAGGGACCTTGAAAAAAATACCGGGGTCCTCGCTGGAAACCTCTACTGCGAGATGCCACCGGTCGGCGCCGAGATCGCACTAAATCCGTTTGGTGGTCCCGGCATCAATCTCTCGGGGACTGGCGGAAAGACCGGTGGACCGGAAAGTATGATGACGTACTTAAAGCCTCGGGCAGTGGCTCATGAGTTGGAACGTCTCCCAACCGACGAGGAATGGAGATCATTGGCTCGGAAAAAAGGAAATGACTTCCGATTCATCGACCCAACAGAACTTCAGTACCCCGGCCGCACCGACCTCTTGGAAAGGACGCCGATAGGCGATGGAGTGATTGTCGTTGATCCCGAGATGGATGAGTCAACCCTCCTGCGACTTGTTTATAGCTACCTTTCGACAGGAAATACCCTCTCACTCCTTGTCCATCCCTCTAAATTCAAACAGACGGAAAACTTTGTGAAAAAACTGGGGGGGTATGGTTTTGGATCTGTTCTGATCCGAATGGCCCCGATGTCTTCTCTCGGAAGGTCCGAGAACCTGTCTGAGAGCCACCTTGAATCCGGACGATTTTCCGTAGGGAAGCCTTGGACCGAAGGAAAATCGTCCGACGGAACCGCTCGAGTTTCGCAGGACCTGGAGAGAGGAGACGAGGGGCCATTCGGATCACCACGATGGATCCACCTCCGTCACGGATTCCAACCGGGCGACAACTTCTACGCGATGATCCACGATCCAGCGAGAACCGAACGCCAGGGTTTCGTGACACGAGTCAGCGATGCCCCTCCCTGGATCGACGACCCTCACTTCCTTGCAAAGACACAGATCCATCGGGTCATCAGTATCAATACACTCCATTCAGGGGATATAGAAAAGGTGGAGATTTAA
- a CDS encoding MarC family protein gives MKNFWLCFVPLFVAVNAIGMLPLYVSLTSSVRKPWIRRILFQSFLTASIVASIFIFVGQATFRLLGITVADFMVAGGVLLFIIAMTDLTTGRTIRERSVDPESFGAVPIGVPLIVGPAVLTTVLLLAEQHGHFPTMIATILNVLIAVFMFSFSGAITRALGKSGTQTIAKISNLILASIAVMIIRKGIMGFIQ, from the coding sequence ATGAAAAATTTTTGGCTCTGTTTTGTCCCGCTCTTCGTGGCGGTCAATGCGATCGGTATGTTGCCGCTCTATGTGAGCCTGACCTCGTCTGTCCGGAAGCCCTGGATTCGAAGGATCCTGTTTCAGTCGTTTCTGACCGCCTCGATCGTTGCCTCGATCTTTATCTTTGTGGGGCAGGCAACCTTTCGCCTCTTAGGGATTACCGTTGCTGATTTCATGGTGGCAGGGGGGGTGCTCCTCTTTATTATCGCGATGACTGATTTGACCACAGGCCGGACGATCCGTGAGCGATCGGTCGATCCGGAAAGCTTCGGGGCGGTGCCGATCGGGGTTCCGCTGATTGTGGGGCCGGCTGTCTTGACGACGGTCCTCCTGCTTGCGGAACAGCATGGTCATTTTCCGACGATGATCGCGACGATCCTGAATGTCTTGATCGCCGTCTTTATGTTCAGTTTTTCCGGTGCGATCACACGCGCCTTGGGAAAGTCAGGGACTCAGACGATCGCAAAGATCTCGAACCTGATCCTCGCCTCTATTGCGGTCATGATCATCCGAAAAGGGATTATGGGCTTTATTCAGTAG
- a CDS encoding extracellular solute-binding protein gives MRKQYLTLLIFSAIVVSSFLVACTKKSAEPVWIYASVYPETVEIYDRALKQKFPGLNIKWFQNGSENLAAKLALEELAGDIKADLILLADIFWCRKKAEEGFWEPYQPKLDYDVPDAMEGPGGTFTTPRISVMVIGYNKKFLSEAEAPKSFQELIDPKWKGKVSSGSPLESGTNYTLMLNFAYRYGYDFLRKLRENDLISAGGNSAVMKRMVMGERPIGLILEESMLFEMRKNKNPDLGIIYPSDGVVITPGPMGIPKASKHKEIAKKIYDFLMSEEGQKITIAGHLHVPDPRAGIPPGARPFSELKANSFELSEKFFEFAQKEEKTFKDTFAEILLR, from the coding sequence ATGCGTAAACAGTATCTCACTCTCTTGATTTTTAGTGCCATTGTCGTCTCATCCTTTCTGGTGGCTTGTACCAAGAAAAGTGCAGAACCGGTCTGGATCTACGCCTCGGTCTATCCGGAGACAGTCGAGATTTACGATCGAGCGCTAAAGCAGAAGTTTCCCGGTTTGAATATCAAATGGTTCCAGAACGGTTCTGAAAACCTGGCGGCGAAGCTCGCGTTGGAGGAACTTGCCGGTGATATTAAGGCGGATCTCATTTTGCTCGCCGATATTTTCTGGTGTCGAAAAAAGGCGGAAGAGGGGTTCTGGGAGCCGTATCAACCCAAGCTGGATTACGATGTGCCCGATGCGATGGAAGGGCCGGGGGGGACCTTTACCACGCCACGCATTTCAGTGATGGTCATCGGTTATAACAAGAAGTTCCTGAGCGAGGCGGAGGCCCCAAAGTCGTTTCAGGAACTGATCGACCCGAAATGGAAGGGGAAGGTTTCATCGGGAAGCCCGCTGGAATCAGGAACGAACTATACCCTCATGCTGAACTTTGCCTATCGATATGGATACGATTTTCTGCGGAAATTACGCGAAAACGATTTGATCTCTGCCGGTGGGAATTCGGCGGTCATGAAGCGGATGGTGATGGGGGAGAGGCCGATCGGACTGATCCTGGAAGAGAGCATGCTGTTTGAAATGAGGAAGAACAAGAATCCCGATCTGGGGATCATCTATCCTTCGGATGGGGTCGTGATTACCCCCGGTCCGATGGGGATCCCGAAGGCGAGCAAACATAAAGAAATTGCAAAAAAGATCTATGACTTTCTAATGTCGGAGGAGGGGCAGAAGATCACGATCGCCGGTCATCTCCATGTCCCGGATCCACGAGCCGGGATCCCTCCGGGGGCACGCCCATTTTCCGAACTCAAGGCAAATTCTTTTGAACTTTCAGAAAAATTTTTCGAATTTGCCCAGAAGGAAGAAAAAACCTTTAAAGACACATTTGCCGAGATTCTGCTCCGATAA
- a CDS encoding nucleoside transporter, with product MSIQRLISFSGIFTILLVAWLFSSHRKKVSLKTIFAGILIQLLMGIFVFITPIGVKVFSFLNDAVVHILNASYEGARFLFGPLAIPPGENGSFGFILIFQALPTIIFFSALMGALYYLRVMPFIIRQFSRLFTKLMGTSGAESLCAASNIFVGIEASTAILPYLKKMTRSELMAVLTTGIGTIASSMLGFYTIILHEQFPQIAGHLVSASLISAPASLLMAKVLLPETETPETLGTHLTDKSQSASNLMQAIIEGAMAGGKLIFGIAVLLVAFLGLVALINIGLSGTISMKLQDLLAYPFYPFALMIGVTPADAMEVARLLGSRVILTEVPAYQELARLIAEGVVQPRSGLLATYALCGFAHVSSVAIFVGGTAALIPERTKELASLAFRSLFAATLGCLMTAAVAGTFL from the coding sequence ATGTCGATTCAGCGACTCATTAGTTTTTCGGGAATTTTCACAATCCTTTTGGTCGCCTGGCTCTTCTCAAGTCACCGAAAGAAGGTCTCACTCAAAACGATTTTTGCAGGAATTTTGATCCAGCTCCTGATGGGTATTTTTGTTTTTATCACACCGATCGGTGTCAAGGTTTTCTCCTTCTTGAATGATGCCGTGGTCCATATCCTGAACGCCTCTTATGAGGGGGCTCGGTTTCTCTTCGGCCCCCTTGCGATTCCACCCGGAGAAAATGGATCGTTCGGCTTTATCCTGATCTTTCAGGCGCTCCCAACGATCATCTTTTTCTCCGCCCTCATGGGAGCGCTTTATTATCTCCGGGTCATGCCGTTCATCATCAGACAGTTCTCCCGTCTTTTCACCAAACTGATGGGAACAAGCGGTGCGGAATCACTCTGTGCAGCAAGCAATATTTTCGTCGGCATCGAGGCCTCGACAGCGATCCTCCCCTATCTCAAGAAAATGACCCGTTCCGAACTGATGGCGGTCTTGACGACCGGTATCGGCACGATCGCCTCGAGCATGCTTGGTTTTTACACGATTATTCTTCACGAACAGTTTCCCCAAATCGCGGGGCATCTCGTCTCGGCCTCACTGATTTCAGCCCCAGCCTCTCTCCTGATGGCCAAGGTTTTGCTTCCAGAGACGGAAACCCCTGAAACCCTCGGAACTCATCTGACTGATAAAAGTCAAAGCGCCTCAAACCTGATGCAAGCAATTATTGAAGGAGCGATGGCAGGTGGAAAATTGATTTTCGGGATCGCTGTGCTTCTCGTCGCCTTTTTAGGATTGGTCGCACTGATCAACATCGGCCTCTCGGGAACTATTTCCATGAAACTTCAGGACCTGCTGGCTTATCCGTTTTACCCCTTCGCCTTGATGATCGGTGTAACGCCGGCTGATGCGATGGAGGTCGCCCGTCTTCTCGGTTCCCGCGTGATCCTGACCGAAGTCCCCGCCTATCAGGAGCTGGCCCGGTTGATCGCGGAGGGGGTGGTACAGCCTCGTAGTGGCCTGCTTGCGACCTACGCCCTCTGCGGATTTGCGCATGTCTCGAGTGTCGCAATTTTTGTTGGCGGTACCGCTGCGCTGATCCCCGAGCGAACCAAGGAACTCGCTTCCTTGGCCTTCCGCTCCCTCTTCGCCGCAACTCTCGGCTGCCTCATGACCGCCGCCGTCGCTGGGACGTTTTTATAA
- a CDS encoding HAMP domain-containing protein, whose amino-acid sequence MRQRIADKIFYGIISLLVLILGGLGSIIIYQRIQDQQKILDREVQATSTYLESALPGALLNLNAKKMRKIIEEVAARTLQVVEIFDEKGERIYVYERTDSQLSYDLKVDRNLYLEGKLVGKINIYFSLEDALHSLRFRELLRLVILISAAGLVLGLGLYRLVQRLVLKPIGEAVSFSEALTLGNYHHRIQVHAKDEMGLLQESLNQMADSLREAVDKLETSRLEALESSRLKSEFLANMSHEIRTPLHAILGFTDLLLEEESFPERRQSLETVRTSAQILLDNINDILDYSKLEAAKMTVLEESFSIDDLVSEIAPLVEMRLQGKSVSFQTEVVPVLKGSPIRGDRARIRQVLLNLLINAAKFTEKGQISLRVYPNDKGLETVFEIEDTGIGIPSDHHEKIFEPFIQVDSSMTRKFGGTGLGLAIARRIVEMMGGRLWLTSEPGRGSTFYFTTRSSA is encoded by the coding sequence ATGAGACAACGGATCGCCGATAAGATTTTTTACGGAATCATCTCCCTTCTGGTTTTGATCTTGGGGGGGCTTGGATCGATCATCATTTATCAGCGAATTCAGGATCAACAGAAGATTCTTGATCGGGAGGTTCAGGCCACCTCAACCTACCTTGAATCAGCCCTTCCAGGTGCCCTCTTGAATCTCAATGCGAAGAAGATGCGTAAGATTATTGAAGAGGTCGCTGCGAGGACACTGCAAGTTGTCGAAATCTTCGATGAGAAGGGAGAAAGAATCTACGTCTATGAGAGGACAGATTCCCAACTGTCGTATGACCTGAAGGTAGATCGAAATCTCTATCTTGAAGGGAAATTGGTCGGAAAAATCAATATCTATTTCTCCTTGGAAGATGCCTTGCATTCCCTGCGATTTCGGGAACTCTTGAGGCTCGTTATCCTTATCTCTGCGGCGGGGCTTGTTTTGGGATTGGGGCTTTATCGACTCGTCCAGCGTCTGGTTTTAAAGCCGATCGGAGAAGCGGTTTCCTTTTCAGAGGCGTTGACCTTGGGAAACTATCACCATCGGATTCAGGTCCATGCCAAGGATGAGATGGGGCTTCTTCAGGAATCATTGAATCAAATGGCCGATTCCCTGCGTGAAGCGGTCGATAAATTGGAGACCTCTCGCCTTGAAGCCCTCGAATCCTCCCGGCTCAAAAGCGAATTTTTGGCGAATATGTCCCATGAGATCCGGACGCCACTTCATGCGATTTTGGGATTCACCGATCTTTTGCTTGAGGAAGAAAGCTTTCCCGAGAGGCGCCAGAGTCTGGAGACAGTTCGGACAAGCGCCCAGATCCTCCTGGATAATATCAATGACATTCTCGACTACTCCAAGCTTGAAGCGGCCAAGATGACTGTTCTGGAGGAAAGCTTTTCTATCGATGATCTGGTTTCCGAGATCGCCCCTCTGGTCGAGATGAGGCTTCAAGGGAAATCGGTTTCCTTCCAAACCGAGGTGGTCCCTGTCCTTAAAGGAAGCCCGATTCGGGGGGATCGGGCGCGGATTCGGCAGGTTCTCTTGAATCTGCTGATCAATGCCGCGAAATTTACCGAGAAGGGACAGATTTCGCTTCGCGTCTATCCGAATGATAAGGGGCTCGAGACGGTCTTTGAGATCGAAGACACCGGCATTGGAATCCCCTCAGATCATCATGAAAAGATCTTCGAGCCTTTTATCCAGGTTGATTCTTCCATGACCCGGAAATTTGGGGGGACAGGGCTTGGGCTTGCGATCGCGAGACGGATTGTTGAAATGATGGGGGGGCGGCTCTGGCTCACGAGTGAGCCCGGCAGGGGGTCAACTTTTTATTTTACGACGAGGTCGAGCGCTTGA
- a CDS encoding carbon starvation protein A produces MSLPVLAAIFLITIGLGYRFYGRLVARQYALNNNQRTPAHELKDGVDFVPTKPFYLFGQHFSAISAAGPIAGPILACQQFGWLPCLLWIGLGVVLIGAVHDFSALIASVRHRGNSIAEIIKLNIGHKAWLAILGFIWFALLYVIVAFTDITAATFVGRIEELDGMQVGFERGGAVAAASTMYLTLAILMGIIQKKWNPPLWLMTLVFVPATLAVVWYGTELAPYFLLSKKAWGGIILLYCLIASLLPVWFLLQPRGYLGGFVLYLTLAVGLIGIFLGGYPIQQIPFKGWQAAGPTGSLFPFLFVTIACGACSGFHGLVCSGTTSKQIDKETDCRPVGYGAMLLEAFVALIALATIIILSDNEIKGAPGAIFGQGIGRFLTLVIGKENLVFAITFGAMAFSTFVFDTLDVTTRLGRYILQELTGKKGPVSATLATLATVGVPALLIGIAPEGGWLHFWILFGTANQLLAALTLLGITVWLYRSGKRYWFTLLPMLFVGTITLWSFISQLTNSYQLGLTEGFHLDIRLINGIVTLTLVTLAIFILLNAVRSLRIKRSTSS; encoded by the coding sequence ATGTCATTACCGGTACTTGCAGCGATTTTTTTAATCACGATCGGGCTTGGCTATCGATTTTACGGGAGACTCGTCGCGCGTCAGTACGCCTTAAACAACAACCAACGAACGCCGGCCCATGAACTGAAAGACGGGGTCGACTTCGTCCCGACCAAGCCGTTTTATCTCTTCGGCCAGCATTTCAGCGCGATCTCGGCCGCCGGTCCGATCGCGGGACCGATCCTCGCCTGCCAACAGTTCGGCTGGCTTCCTTGCCTGCTCTGGATCGGGCTTGGTGTGGTGCTGATCGGCGCGGTTCACGATTTCTCAGCCCTGATTGCCAGTGTGCGACACCGCGGCAACTCGATCGCGGAGATTATCAAATTGAATATTGGCCATAAGGCCTGGCTCGCGATTCTGGGATTCATCTGGTTCGCCCTGCTCTATGTGATCGTTGCCTTCACCGACATCACCGCAGCGACCTTTGTCGGTCGGATCGAGGAGCTCGACGGAATGCAGGTCGGCTTTGAAAGAGGAGGCGCCGTCGCTGCTGCCAGCACGATGTATTTGACACTCGCGATCCTGATGGGAATTATCCAAAAAAAATGGAACCCACCACTCTGGCTCATGACGCTCGTCTTTGTCCCGGCAACACTCGCGGTGGTCTGGTACGGAACAGAGCTCGCCCCCTATTTCTTGCTCAGTAAAAAGGCCTGGGGAGGGATTATCCTTCTCTACTGCCTCATCGCCTCGCTCTTGCCGGTCTGGTTCCTCTTGCAACCACGAGGTTACCTGGGCGGTTTTGTCCTCTATCTAACCCTGGCCGTCGGTCTGATCGGAATCTTTCTCGGCGGTTATCCAATCCAGCAGATCCCTTTCAAGGGTTGGCAGGCGGCCGGTCCGACAGGTTCCCTCTTCCCGTTTCTTTTTGTCACGATCGCCTGCGGCGCCTGTTCCGGATTTCACGGACTTGTCTGCTCCGGCACCACCTCCAAACAGATCGATAAAGAGACCGATTGCCGACCGGTCGGCTATGGGGCGATGCTGCTCGAGGCTTTTGTCGCACTGATCGCGCTCGCCACAATCATTATTCTCTCAGACAACGAAATCAAAGGGGCACCCGGGGCGATCTTCGGTCAAGGGATCGGCCGGTTTCTGACACTTGTTATCGGAAAAGAAAACCTGGTCTTTGCGATCACGTTCGGGGCGATGGCTTTTTCAACCTTTGTCTTTGATACGTTGGATGTCACAACCCGATTGGGAAGGTATATTCTTCAGGAACTGACTGGGAAAAAAGGGCCTGTCTCAGCGACACTGGCAACTCTCGCGACCGTCGGAGTCCCTGCCCTCTTGATCGGAATCGCACCGGAGGGGGGATGGCTGCACTTCTGGATCCTGTTTGGAACCGCCAACCAACTCCTCGCCGCTCTGACACTGCTCGGTATTACGGTCTGGCTCTATCGGAGTGGCAAGCGTTACTGGTTCACTCTCTTGCCGATGCTCTTTGTCGGGACGATCACGCTCTGGTCTTTTATCAGTCAACTAACAAACAGCTACCAACTCGGCCTCACCGAAGGTTTTCATCTCGATATCCGTCTGATCAATGGGATCGTCACACTAACCCTCGTCACACTGGCGATTTTTATTCTTCTGAATGCCGTAAGATCGCTCCGCATCAAGCGCTCGACCTCGTCGTAA